The bacterium region CCCAGTATTGGTTAAAGAAATACTATGCCAAATCTCTTCTTTTTCTTCTGGTTGATTTTTGTTAAATCTATCATTCTGGTCAATAGTGTCTTTTATCTTCCATTCGTATATATGCTCATAAGGTGTTTCTATTTCATAAAGAGGGTAATAACCTCGTTCATCTTTTTTAAGAGAAACATTCTTCTTCTCATAAAGGAAAAGTTCTTCCATTACTTGACCTTCTACGTTTGGAACATATCCAAAAAGTTGTTCAGTTGAAGCAGTATAGTTAAACATTACTACTTGTTGTGTAACAACAGAACGGTTGCGGGTTATTTGAGAAGGATTTGAAAGACTATTTAAAAATGTTGCCAGGTCTTCTTTCTTTGCTATGGGAGAGATAATCTCAGAAAACTGAAAATTAGGAAATCCTGATACAAAGTTTATGTCAACATTGTTTAGGTCTTCTATTTCGTTAATAATTTCTGCTTTCATATATATACGAGCTTTAAGAGGATTACTTATATCAACAGTACAACTCGGTGCCCAGGTAATCCCCTTTGTTAGGTATTGGAAACCTACTTTCCCTTTTCCTAAAGGGTTTTCAGCGTTTATTTCAAGTGCTGAACTTTTCTTTTTACGTTGTATGTCTGTCTTAAAATTGCCCTTTAATATGTTATTGTTGTTATCTTGAGGTACACTCACCTGTTGTACCAACTGTTTATTTAAGAACAAAACTTCCTCATCCGTCTGAAAAATCAATAGGTTAGATGTTGGTGGTTGATTATAAAACCCTCTAAGGTGAGGAGGTTGTGAAACGATGCGGTCGGTAGGGATAGATATAATTTTTCCTGTTAAAGATTTTTCAGGTTGCAACTGAATAGTAACTCTACTGCCAACATTTGCTTCAAGTATCTCAGATATGTTTATTGCAGGTATATATTCAAGCACTTCTTTTTCAAATGCTTTTGCTTCTTTTATTACAACACCTTTACCTATAGGGTATATCCAGAAAGTTCCGTGAACTGGTATTGAAAGTTGTTCAAAAACAAATTTACCATTTTTTTGGGACAATTCTCCTTCTGAAGTTACAAATCCAAGCCCGTTTTTAAAGAGCGAAACAGATACAATTTTACTATCTATTGATTGAGTAACCCCAACCTTTAATATAGAAAGTAAAACAAAGAGACCAACCTGCACAAAAACACTGAATCGTTTTATTTCCATATACCCTCCCCTGTTTTGCTATATTTCGTCAAATTTAACCCACGTTTCTTGCCATTACGAAGAATGCTTCCAAATGACATGACAATTCCCTCGTATTTATCCTTAAATTTGCAAAGGCGAATGGAGAAATTTTTCACATTTTATTTAAGAGGGATAAAATCCATACCCTTTTTAATCTTTTTCACTACCTCAACTACAAGTTTCACAATATTTTCCACATCATCAAGAGATATAATCTCCCCAGAAGTGTGCATATATCTTAATGGAACACTTATAAGTGCAGTAGCAACCCCGCCTCTTATTATTTGTATTGCCCGGGCATCAGTCCCTGTTGGACCAGCAACTGCTCCTATCTGATGAGGTATATTTAGATTTTTTGCAGTCTCTATTAGCAGGTTTCCTATTACTGGATTAATGTTTGCCCCACGATACAAAACAGGTCCTTTTCCCAGAGCAACTTCCCCTTTTGACCTTTTATCCATATCTGGATAATCTGTTGCTTCTGTAACATCTATTGCTATACCTACGTCAGGGTTTATGGTGTAAGAACTTGTGGTAGCTCCTCTTGTGCCAAGTTCTTCTTGTACAGTTGAAACACCAAATATCGAAGGTGCAAATTTTGTCTTATAAAGTCTTGCAAATATTTCTGTAATAGCAAAAACAGATATTTTATCATCAAACCCTTTTGATAAGACAAGATTGTTAGGTAGTTTTTGAAAATTGGTTGCAAAAGTAATTGGATCACCAATACTTACAAGTTTTTCTGCCTCTTTGCGGTTCCTCACTCCAATATCAATCCATAAACTTTCAACAGGGAAAGATTGTGGAACTTCGGTAGAAAGCCCTTTTTTTCTACCTATAACTCCCGGTACTCTTCCTTTACTTGTTATAATATTAACTCTCTGAGTATGAAGAGCAGGAAGATAGGTACCTCCTATCTTTTGGAAATATAGATACCCGTTATCGTTTATATGTTGTACTATAAGCCCTACCTCATCACAGTGACCTGCAAGCATAATTTTTGGTTGCCCTTTTGGGTTTATAATACCTATAAGGTTTCCAAGAACATCAATATCTACCCTATCAGAACACTTTTTCATACGGTTTAATACCACCCTTTGAACCTCTGTCTCAAAACCAGAAGGGCTAGCAGTTGACATCAACTCTTCAAGAAATTTTATAGACATTTTTTCCACTTACTCATCTCCTTTATTATGTTACATTTTTATAATCTTATTATAAGATTTAAAGCACTTTCTATAACCATCCAAGTAATATGACCTAAAATCATTCCAAGGAAAAAAGGTACACTTTTCCTGTAAACATTATGCCCACCAAAACGGAGAATAAGCCCTTTTATTAGCCAAGCAATAAAAATAGCAAACCACCAATTTCCGAGAGGTTGAGATTCCGCTATAGGAAACCCAAGATAATGAATTGGCCACCATAAGAATTTAGAATGTAGAAACATTAAAACTCCCATAAGTAATGCACCAATACCTGTAAATAGATATCT contains the following coding sequences:
- a CDS encoding M42 family metallopeptidase — protein: MSIKFLEELMSTASPSGFETEVQRVVLNRMKKCSDRVDIDVLGNLIGIINPKGQPKIMLAGHCDEVGLIVQHINDNGYLYFQKIGGTYLPALHTQRVNIITSKGRVPGVIGRKKGLSTEVPQSFPVESLWIDIGVRNRKEAEKLVSIGDPITFATNFQKLPNNLVLSKGFDDKISVFAITEIFARLYKTKFAPSIFGVSTVQEELGTRGATTSSYTINPDVGIAIDVTEATDYPDMDKRSKGEVALGKGPVLYRGANINPVIGNLLIETAKNLNIPHQIGAVAGPTGTDARAIQIIRGGVATALISVPLRYMHTSGEIISLDDVENIVKLVVEVVKKIKKGMDFIPLK